DNA from Arthrobacter sp. PvP023:
GCTGTGCATGTGCATCCCGACTGCGGCCGTGAGAATAAGCTGGTCGACGCTGTCCGGGGCCGTCGTGGCCGCGATGTCGATCCCTGCGACGTCATCCATAGCCTTGCTGTACGTGCCCAGCACCTCAGGAGAGACACGGATGTTGAGGCTCTCCATGAGCGCCAGGTGGGCATTCAGTGCGTTCCGGGCGTCACTCGGGTAATCGGGCCAGCCCCGAAGACGTACGACGGCGTCAGCCGCCGGTGTGCCGACGCTGCCACCCGCTGTGGCGGAGGTGTCCAGCTCCAGCACCACGCGCTGGACTGCCGCCAGCAGGTCGAGCCGCGGCGCGCCGTCGTCGGCCATTCCGAGGAGGCCGCGGATCTGTTCGATGTTCAGTCCGACTATCCGGCGGAGCGCCTGGATCAATTCGAGCCGCTCGACGTGCCGCGCCGAATACTGCGCGCGGGTTGCGTGGACGGCGGCCCCGGCGGGCAACAGGCCCTCGCGCAGGTAGTACTTGATGCTGGCGGCCGAGACTCCCGACCGCTCGCTGAGTTCCTTAAGCTGCATCCGCGCCTTCTTTGGTCGGAAGCCGGGTCCGTTGGATAGTGGGTCCGGCGGCAACTATCCTGATGTACACAGACTGGATAGGGCGGTTTCCAACGATCGTCGCAACGGCTCCATTTGAAGGGCAACCATATCGCTCGGTTGCCCTTTGCCGGCCTGACCGCGCCCACGACGGCTGCCGGATTACAGTGCCGCAGAAGGCCCCGTGACCGTGCGGTTAACCGGACAGGTTCTATGGGAGTTCTACGGTCGCGCAAACGAGACTAAATCCGGCCATGAAGTAGTCCGGCAGTCTGCCCGGATCAGGGACCGGCTAACGGGACGGTCTGAACGGGCGGGTATGCGAGAAATGTTTCGCTGTGTTTCGTGAGGTGGTGGGCCCGCCCGGGTGCCCGGAAGGGTACCTCGGGTTTTGAGAGCGTTCCCGAAACAAACGCTTCAAGTCCATTCTGTCTGCGCATGTGGCCCGCTAAACTCGCTTGTACTAACGAGGTTGGGGGAACCGAAATGAGTACGCCTATGGTGCCGGCTCGCACAGCAACTGGACGACCAAACAAACTGGCCCTTGCGGCCATCATTTTCGCCGTCATCGCTGCCTCAGGATTCTGGGTATTCGGCGTCGCGGTTCTCGCTGTTTTTGCAGTCGGGGCCGGACACGTTGCCCTCAATCAGATCCCTCTGAGAGGCGAAAGTGGCCGTGGGCTAGCCATCGCTGCCCTGGTCATTGGGTATGGCATAGCCACGCTGGCATTGATCAACACTCTGGCGTTCATACCAAGCGCGGTCCAGCAGATCTCAATGTAGCGCTGCGGCTGACGAGCCTAGCCGCCAGCCTTGACCCTAATTCCTCGGAACAACGGCGTGGACTGTCCCGAAAGGGATTCGGCTTAGTGCAAAGGCTCAGCCGGCCATTCTCGTCAACGCCTGCGGGTTTGCCTTGTACTAAGCCCCTCTACGTCTCCGGCCCGACGGGCCCTGAACCTGATGACCAAAACTAGAATCCCCAACAAGAGCGCTAGCGTGACGCCTTCGAGGATTATTACCCACGAATCAAGGTAAATGCCCGTCACGATCAAGACGAACCCAATGGCGATCAGGACATACAGCATTTTGATCATGTTCTAACTCCTCTTTGCCGCAGTTGCCGTTCTGCGGTCGAGCGCGTGTCCTCAAACTGACCTGATGCGCGCCGCCTTCGGCCTGCGCTCAGGGAACCCGTCCTGCTATTCAAAGACTACCCACGAGACATTCTCGGGGAATGAGTGCGGGATACCTGCTTTTCTGCACGTCGGCGGTAGTGCCCGTGGCTGGATATCTGCCCAAGGTAGCCTTCGGCCCGGGATACTCGTTCCACGCCATGGCAGCCCCATTTTCGTGCTCACGACTCAGACCGCCATTTCCGCCCCGGTCAGGGTTCCCTCGCTGACCCTTTTACGGCACGGAGATTCAGAGAGATCAATAGTTAGGTCGAACCCAATCGGTGATTGGCGCGAACCCAACTTCGCTTTCCCTCACAAGTGGGCCGCCGAACTCGATTTCGGTCAGTATGGTGACATCACCGAGTATTGCCAGCCTCTCGACAATGCCGGTGAGGCTATTGACGACGGCCGTGGCGCGGAAAGCGGGGTCGTTAACGTGCTCGAACGTAATAAGCAACGACTGCTGACCGACCTCCTGGACGAGCATTGGGTAGAAACTTTCACTTGGACGGCCCCACATTAAGAGCGATTCGGGGTGAAGCATTTGAACCGGGGTCGGCATGCCG
Protein-coding regions in this window:
- a CDS encoding MerR family transcriptional regulator gives rise to the protein MQLKELSERSGVSAASIKYYLREGLLPAGAAVHATRAQYSARHVERLELIQALRRIVGLNIEQIRGLLGMADDGAPRLDLLAAVQRVVLELDTSATAGGSVGTPAADAVVRLRGWPDYPSDARNALNAHLALMESLNIRVSPEVLGTYSKAMDDVAGIDIAATTAPDSVDQLILTAAVGMHMHSRLLLKLLAFAQASHAIRRYENDV